The sequence tttcctttggtttGACTAGTTGAACTCAAAAGGTTTAGAACCTAAAGTGAGTATCAACTCTTATTGGAATAGCACTTGGGAAATGCAAtcctagaaaaggcaaattttaacTGAAGTGGCCTGACAAATTAAGCACCCGATCTTACTGGGGCGATGTCCTCCCCGTTTGTCACCAGGTGAAGTGCTTCTCTTGGCCGGCTCAGACGACCTAGCCGGAGGCCGGCTTGCTCCGTGGTGAGGTACGgcagagccacacacacacagacgcccACCCAGTTCAGCTTTCAATAAATACAAAGCATCATTTTAAACcatttcagtaaaataaataaaaaatattgcattTCTATTGGCCTGTTTTGCCTCTTGGACTGGCTTGGAGTGATGTTTGTGACAGAAGATGCAACAGTTAACTAGTTGCTACTCCACGCTCCTTGGGCTTCAATACTTCCTGATCTTCAAGCCTCAGCACCTTCTTTGCAGCAATAATGGTATTCTTCATCAGCATTGCCACAGTCATGGGACCAACACCCCCTGGGACTGGAGTGATGTAACCAGCTTTCTTTCTGACTCCTACATAGAAACAAGACGGATATGCTCTGCCTTAATTTTGGCAAAGGAAATGTATGCATCTTAACGTACCATGGAAGAAGCAtccaaagaaaaaccaagaatatACATAAGCACCTTCGTAAGCCtcaaactcattaaaaaataagtcatatcTATATCACTTAGGAGAAAAGGCTTtcgaatatactaaaaaaaagaacattcatgtAATAAGAgttgttcaatgaatatttatacaTCTAAATGACCTATAATTTACCATCCAAACTTTTCCTTCATATTAAATCagtttagggggcgcctgggtggctcagtgggttaaagcctctgccttcggctcaggtcatgatctcagggtcctgggatggagccccgcattaggctctctgctcagcaggagcctgcttccctctcactctctctgtctgcctctctgcctacttgtgatctctgtcaaataaattaaatcagtttagaaagaaaaacctcAAGGAGTTAACTATATGTGAGATATaactataattattatattattaatattaacacaTTACCAATTAATACCTACCTAcatcattttcttacttttactctcttatttgctattatttgactatatttatttaactatACTGTTTGCCCAAGCACCAAAGCAAAGTAATTTTCTGGAAAGTGAGAAGTAAGATTTTTTCTAAcctaatcttaaaggaaaaatactTAGATACTTAGGCTTGCGTCTGGTTGCtttattagaaatagaaaactagaaatagGTTAACCCACCTAAAATTGAGGTAAACATGATAGCTtaagaactgaaaggagaaaccTACTAGTATATTTCAAAATCCAGGAATGTGGCTCTTTCCTGGATCATTTTTAACATGCCAGGTCTGTGATCTCTCCCCTCAATGTGAAAACGATAAATCTGTAACACCTTCTAGGAGACTCAGTGGTTTCAGAAAGTCAATTCATTAAATTTTCAGACTTGTTGAAAGTGATGAAGTCACTTGAATTATGAAGTAACCTTAAGAAAAGAGTAAACACCTCCCTGAAAAGTTTATACCTGGTCCCCATAATTTTATGATATAAACAACTAAAGTGGTCCTAGAATGATTGTAAATTAAGTTTCTCTTAATTCACGTGGATTACATTTTGAATTACCacagtaattgttttttttttcttttaagtaatttctacccccaatatggggctcaaactcacaaccctgagatcaagagacacatgctccaccaactgagccacccaggtgctccaagagtAACGTAAGTTAAAAGTAAATGATCTGTCCTAAATGTCCATTAAAGGTACTatttactgattttatattttaagaaaattatatcatttaCCTTCAAAATCCACATCTCCAACTAACTTGGGTTTAGCAGTGATGGGATCTTGAACTCTATTTATTCCCACATCGATGACTGCAGCTCCCTCCTTGATCATATCTGCTGTGATCAGATTTGGAATGCCTGCAAACCAGAGAGGAATGATCACTAGGAAGATTCTACTTATCAGAGGCTTACTAATTAGCTTGTTTGATGAAAACCTGTAAAAACCATTAGCCAAGGAACCATTGAAACTTCATACAGTAAACAGACATATTCAGAGGTTTTGAAGTAACATTCACCCATCAGGTCAAGACTGGAAAGCCAGAAACCGACACCGCACACACGGTTCTCGCCCCATCTTTATGGGCCGCATACAGTACCACGGCTAGGAGAATGGCGAATAGggtggcaggaaggcaggcaaaTTCCAAGCAGTCGCTCTTCACCCGTCTGAGGTGAGGCCTCCCCCGCCTCCCTGGGGCTCTTACCTGCAGCGGAAACCACGATGTCGGCAAGAACTGTATGTTTCTTCAGTTGCTCTTTGGGAGTGTGTCGATGAGATATTGTAACAGTGGCATCACCTagggattaaaaaatacatgtcttGATTTCTGAATCAAAACTGAAACTGGATTAGAACCAGGCAACCCATTTTAGAAATTCACCATCCCTGAAAAAGTAACTGACTTAATTCATGTACCATATATTCTGGACAGCTAAGTACCAGTTACTTTTCAGCAAttaataccatttctttttttttttttttaatttaagttcaatcaattaacatagagtgtattattagtttcagaagtagagttcagtgatttatcacatacatataacacccagtgctcattacaagtggCCATCATCCAATTacaccccccatccccctgccccccccacctcctttccaACAACCTtccgtttgttctctatagtcaagaagtctttcatggtttgtgtgcctctctgatttcatcttattttatttttccctcccgtCCCCTAGGAtcctgttttgtctcttaaattccacatgactAAAATCTtatgataaatgtctttctctgacttatttcacttagcataataccttctagttccatccacatgatTGCAAAcagtaagatctttttttttttttttttgatggctgaataatagttcattatatatatgtcacctcttctttacccattcatctgtcaatggacatttgggctctttccatagtttggctattgtggacattggggtgcaagtgccccttcagatcactatgtttgtaacctttgggtaaatacccagtttcTTATAACTTTATCCCCTCATCCTAACTCTACCCTTCggaatcatttaaaattaaatttatctatTCCTTATCCTATTCAATAGTCTTACATGAATTTTACCTTTCCTAAGCAAAATAGCACTAGAATTattcaaggtttaaaaaaataagtgtactGAAAGGTATCTAAAAATACCTAGTTTTGccattatttctgaaataatcaTGTAAGGTCATGATAATCACATGTGATAACTGATTTCTGAGCTTTTTTCTCAGACAAATCATCAGAACCTgagataataacattttatagtCTTATCAAGTCAATCCTTTGTAATGGTCTAAGATATTTTTCTATCAAATGATACAGGATGGGCTACTATGAACTGTTTCTTAGTTCCAACTATCAAAGCCACAACTGAAAATATCTAATTGCCTACAACCATGCTTACACTCAAAACTCAAATATATTCGAGGCATGTCCATTTCCGTACTAGTTcctaataaatgaatataaataaagtttcagGTGACAGGAGTTCAGCTTCTCCTACAAAGATTACTCCCCAAATATCTGCTAACAAAATTACAGCAAATACAAAGTTTAACAAACACAGGGCACCTTCTGAAGGTTCCCATATAAACGAGCAGGGAACACTCTTCTGAAGGCCATTTCCTTACCTCCAGGGCGTTCGTGTGCCCCATCTGTGTGCAGCAGCATTGCAATGGGCATTCCAACATTTTTTGACCTCCCAGCCACAACCACATTCTTCCCTAGGGTTGGAATGCctatgaagaaatatatatatttacatgaaaaGAGTGCTAGACTATGTTAGAAGGAGCACCAAAGAAGGCAGACAGAGGGCCTAGGACATGAATCTGACCATGATAAGCAAGGGAGTTACTAAGCTTCATCAGTCAAGGAGGTCCCATCACTTGCTACACATCCTAAAGGCTAAAAGAACATGAGGAAAAGGACCCTGGAAGCTACAAAATATTACATGAGTGTGCATTATCAACGCAAAGAAACCTTATGTTTCCTTTACAGAGGCTTCTGGATTAAATAGCAACAAAGTCAACACAGGCAAACAGTCAAAACAGGCAACTGCAGGGAGAGGCGGGCTTCAGGGGCAGGACTGGAGGACGTGTGGCCCAAGTATCCACTCTGCGACTGTAGGCACTGCTACCAGTGGCGAGTACTGGTTTCATGATACTAACACAGACATACAACTATGGGATATACCTACCAGTTCGCTTAATTATTTCCCAGACACCCCATGGTGTAGCCGGTAACATGGAGTACTGGTCCAGACACATTCGCCCTACGTTAATTACGTGAAAGCCATCCACATCCTTGTCTGGGGAAACAGCGTTGCAGATTTTCCGCTCGTCGATGTGCTCTGAAacagagagcagagcagcagcCTGAAGTCACTGTCACATAGTTTGCACCGCCTGCTGGTTAGCTTAGCTGGTTTATCACGCAAACCTGTTCCTATTCCATGACTTGCCTCCGTGATTGACTTCTTCATCTGCACAGAAGGAATACATACCCAGCAAAGCCAAATGCCAATATCAAAGGCAGGATCCCCTTCTACAGCTGCTTCCCTCTGCTGCCATTTTGTATCAAGATCTCAACCCCGAGTCAAGAAAGAATTGGTATTCTGTGTAGGTCTGTGCATACCTAATAATATTCACTCTCCTGAGTTTACCTCCCCTTTAAGACAAACCCATAAGAGGCCAGGTATATAAAGTAGCTAAGTATCCTCTACTCCTCAGAAATCATTCTAAGTGATAGAGTCCAAAACTCACCTGGAAGAGGCAGCTGAACAAGGAGACCATCTACATCATCATCGTTATTTAGTTTATTGATTAAATTCAACAGTTCTTCCTCTGAAACTGAAGCTGGTTTCACAATTGTCTCACTGTTGATTCCTATGATAAAATTCcaaggttaaaaaagaaatctcggggcgcctgggtggctaagtgggttaagcctctgccttcggctcaggtcatgatcccaggatcttgggatcgagccccgcatcgggttctctgctcagcagggagcctgcttatcccccccccccagctctctctgcctacttgtgatctctgtctgtcaaataaataaataataaaaatctaaaaagaaaagaaaagaaaaaagaaatctgagcaTTTAATGAGCAATGCTATGCTGCCTGCCATGGTACTGTAACACAGAGGTTATCACACCCAACGCTGGTAGCTAAAGAGCCTGGATCAGTTCTCAAAGCACCTAGAAAAGTAACTTCACAAATATACACAATAGAGAACGTTGGCTTGACAATTAGCTACATTTTTCTACACTGTCCTCATGAACCTCAATTTAgacaaggagactgaggctcagcaaAATTGAAACACAAGCCACATAGTGATGAAGGCGGTCCTTCCAGTTCTGGAGTCCATGTTCTTTCCACTGCACTGTGCTTCCTCCCAGTGCCTTAAAAAGCCACAGCTTGCCATTTTCAAAGGTTCTAAAGCTTTTTCAAAGGGCAGGAGGCCTCAATCCTCAGTGATACCAAGGACTCATGGTCTGGTCAATGGCGTAGTCACCCCAGTGGTTTCACAGCCTTTCTGAAGGGAAGGGCATCTAGGACTCATACCACCAACCCACAGAGGAGCAGGAAAAGGCAGAGCCAAGCCCACCTACCCCAGGTCTACCATCATATAGTCTATGGTATAGCAAGACCTCAAACACGAACCTCCCATCACCTAGAACCTCAGTTTCTGCATTCCAAACTCTAACCActgcatgatttttttaaagatgtatttttatttattttaaagacagagcatacaagcagggggaggggcagagggggagagagagaaaatcctcaagtcaactccctgctgagtgtagagcctgatgtggggctcaatcccaggaccctaagaccatgccctgagctgaaatcaagagtcagctgcttaaccaactgagccacttagttGCCCACCTCTGCACGATTTAATTGGCTTTGGACCCCGTTGGTAAAGAAGCCGAAAGCTATTTCCTAGAAGTCAGAGTCATTTCCTTCAAACCTAGGTGTTCTAGGCCATATCACTGAGAC comes from Mustela nigripes isolate SB6536 chromosome 7, MUSNIG.SB6536, whole genome shotgun sequence and encodes:
- the MTHFD2 gene encoding bifunctional methylenetetrahydrofolate dehydrogenase/cyclohydrolase, mitochondrial, whose amino-acid sequence is MAAVSVVSTLAIRLLRPAQSCRLRHRPFHLSVVRNEAVVISGRKLAQQIKQEVRQEVEEWVASGNKRPHLSVVLVGENPASHSYVLNKTRAAAEVGINSETIVKPASVSEEELLNLINKLNNDDDVDGLLVQLPLPEHIDERKICNAVSPDKDVDGFHVINVGRMCLDQYSMLPATPWGVWEIIKRTGIPTLGKNVVVAGRSKNVGMPIAMLLHTDGAHERPGGDATVTISHRHTPKEQLKKHTVLADIVVSAAGIPNLITADMIKEGAAVIDVGINRVQDPITAKPKLVGDVDFEGVRKKAGYITPVPGGVGPMTVAMLMKNTIIAAKKVLRLEDQEVLKPKERGVATS